The Exiguobacterium mexicanum genome includes a window with the following:
- a CDS encoding NUDIX hydrolase, with protein MGGIRMSQWLDWAKRLQALSQAGLTFTKDEFDRERYLELQRIATEMFEQQSNLALHEITELTHVDGYPTPKLDVRGVVFKDDAVLLVKERSDGLWTLPGGFCEIGLSPAENIIKEIEEEAGFDVAPIRLLALFDMHHHDHPPLSQHYYKLFIECELIGGEAQISHETSEVAFFTRDALPPLSLARNTREQLYMCFEARWQEDWTTLFD; from the coding sequence ATGGGGGGGATACGTATGTCACAGTGGCTCGATTGGGCCAAGCGGCTACAGGCGCTGTCACAGGCTGGCTTGACGTTTACGAAAGACGAGTTCGATCGAGAACGTTACCTCGAACTCCAACGAATCGCGACCGAGATGTTCGAGCAACAATCTAATCTTGCTTTGCATGAAATCACCGAATTGACCCACGTCGATGGTTATCCGACACCGAAGCTCGACGTCCGAGGCGTCGTCTTCAAGGATGACGCAGTGTTACTCGTCAAGGAAAGGTCAGACGGACTTTGGACGCTTCCGGGTGGCTTTTGTGAGATCGGACTGTCCCCGGCAGAGAACATCATCAAAGAGATCGAGGAAGAGGCCGGTTTCGATGTCGCACCGATTCGGCTGCTTGCTTTGTTCGACATGCATCATCACGACCATCCGCCGTTGTCGCAGCATTACTATAAACTGTTTATCGAATGCGAGTTGATTGGTGGAGAGGCGCAAATTAGTCATGAGACGAGCGAGGTTGCGTTCTTTACACGAGACGCCTTACCACCTTTGTCACTTGCGCGGAACACGCGAGAGCAGCTCTATATGTGTTTTGAGGCCCGTTGGCAAGAAGATTGGACCACGTTATTCGATTAA
- a CDS encoding MBL fold metallo-hydrolase produces MKVTRFDHVHQLTFFAPILPINVQLIERELGLVLIDTGLAQNAESILAYIETFERPLLAILLTHAHGDHVGGVDTILKAHPHAELYVSRRDARLLEGDRTTDSDERALKLKGSLPKIHSLPDKLLDPGERLFGLRVYPAAGHTPGSIAFFDEKERILFAGDAFQTRGGVAVAGDVRPLFPLPGIATWDKRAALEHAEKLIDLAPQRTFVGHGQPVAGTHRLYLALKRAKRKQARLFLR; encoded by the coding sequence ATGAAAGTCACACGTTTTGATCACGTCCATCAACTGACGTTTTTCGCACCCATCTTACCAATCAACGTCCAACTGATTGAACGTGAGCTCGGGCTTGTCTTGATCGATACAGGGCTCGCGCAGAACGCGGAATCGATTTTAGCGTATATCGAGACGTTCGAACGCCCGCTTCTCGCTATCTTGTTGACGCATGCCCATGGGGATCATGTCGGCGGTGTCGATACGATTTTGAAAGCCCATCCTCATGCCGAGCTGTACGTCTCGAGGCGCGACGCCCGTCTCCTTGAAGGGGACCGGACGACTGACTCGGACGAGCGGGCTCTCAAACTGAAGGGTTCTCTCCCGAAAATCCACTCCTTGCCGGATAAATTGCTTGACCCAGGTGAGCGGCTGTTCGGCTTACGGGTCTATCCGGCAGCGGGTCATACCCCTGGTTCGATTGCTTTTTTCGATGAGAAAGAGCGGATTTTGTTTGCGGGAGATGCATTTCAGACGCGTGGGGGAGTCGCCGTGGCAGGGGACGTCCGTCCGTTGTTCCCGCTGCCGGGTATCGCGACATGGGATAAGCGTGCAGCGTTAGAGCATGCGGAGAAGTTGATCGATCTCGCACCACAACGTACGTTCGTCGGTCATGGGCAACCAGTCGCCGGGACACATCGGCTCTATTTGGCACTGAAGCGGGCCAAACGCAAGCAAGCACGTCTATTTTTACGATAA
- a CDS encoding GNAT family N-acetyltransferase, whose amino-acid sequence MELREIQTTDYQLAEQMLEIQRNAYAVEAELIGFDEIPARYETVEVIQNLPGTSYGLYNDGLLIGFITIEAAENTVEVTKLCIDPRYFRARLATTLLEHVLSLHEDKLVYVHTGKHNGPAKKLYTKLGFEPSAEFEPEPGVTLIRFTRS is encoded by the coding sequence GTGGAATTACGCGAGATTCAGACGACAGATTATCAACTGGCCGAGCAAATGCTCGAGATTCAACGAAACGCTTATGCGGTCGAGGCCGAGCTAATCGGCTTCGATGAGATCCCAGCGCGTTATGAGACGGTCGAGGTGATCCAGAATCTGCCCGGTACGAGCTACGGTTTGTATAACGACGGGCTGTTGATCGGCTTTATCACGATTGAAGCGGCTGAGAACACGGTCGAGGTCACAAAACTGTGCATCGATCCTAGATATTTCAGGGCGAGACTTGCGACGACGTTGCTCGAACACGTGCTCAGCTTGCACGAGGACAAACTCGTCTATGTGCACACCGGCAAACATAATGGACCGGCCAAGAAACTGTACACGAAGCTCGGGTTCGAACCAAGCGCCGAGTTCGAACCGGAACCAGGTGTCACTTTGATTCGTTTTACACGATCTTGA
- a CDS encoding GNAT family N-acetyltransferase, with translation MEEAPNISIKPLDEYSISVVNEANNPFPIIGKIIPSFCDGVWTYEEQLYEKARVTSFPDDLLDWHEYINSEDKQVFLAFDETTCIGQIRVVKDWNRFAYIENIAVRNSDRHRGIGHLLMQVAEPWANEHSLLGLSLEAQNDNVIACRFYAKEGFALGGVDTLKQTGNPNIDMTLYWYKIF, from the coding sequence ATGGAAGAAGCCCCGAACATCTCGATCAAACCGTTAGATGAGTATTCCATCAGCGTCGTGAACGAAGCCAATAATCCGTTTCCAATCATCGGGAAAATCATTCCGAGCTTTTGTGACGGAGTTTGGACGTATGAGGAACAGTTATATGAGAAAGCCCGTGTGACAAGCTTTCCAGACGATTTGCTGGACTGGCATGAATACATCAACAGTGAAGACAAACAAGTATTCTTGGCGTTCGACGAGACGACATGTATCGGACAAATCCGTGTGGTGAAAGACTGGAACCGTTTTGCGTATATCGAGAACATCGCGGTCCGTAATAGCGATCGACACCGCGGGATTGGCCATTTGCTGATGCAAGTTGCAGAGCCGTGGGCAAACGAGCACTCGTTGCTTGGATTGTCGCTCGAAGCACAGAACGATAACGTGATCGCGTGTCGATTTTATGCGAAAGAAGGGTTCGCGCTCGGCGGTGTCGATACGCTCAAACAGACCGGCAATCCGAACATCGATATGACGTTGTATTGGTACAAGATATTCTGA
- a CDS encoding transporter substrate-binding domain-containing protein, translating to MKRMTKGLAASLLLAVPLAACGDSSTDQAETSRWNETKEDGTLTVGTAGTLYPASFREEDSDTLTGFDVELMKEVGKRLDLEVQFKEMAFDNMLTSVQNGQVDVAANDISVTEDRKEKFAFSTPYKYTYGTAIVRKSDLSGIESIEDLKGKKAAGEATTVFMDVARQYGAEEVIYDNATNDQYLRDVSTGRTDVILNDYYLQTLALAFFPDFDITIHPDIAYNPQEVAFLMDKENAELQENIDRVLGEMLEDGTVKELSETFYNGADVSVEPDVDATIVELD from the coding sequence ATGAAACGTATGACAAAAGGTTTGGCAGCATCCCTATTATTGGCTGTCCCGCTCGCGGCGTGTGGTGATTCTAGCACCGATCAGGCCGAAACTTCGCGCTGGAACGAAACCAAAGAAGACGGTACGCTCACGGTCGGTACGGCCGGTACGCTCTATCCGGCCTCGTTCCGTGAAGAAGATAGCGATACGTTGACGGGGTTTGACGTCGAGCTCATGAAAGAGGTCGGGAAACGTCTTGACCTTGAGGTCCAATTCAAAGAGATGGCGTTCGACAACATGTTGACGAGCGTCCAAAACGGACAAGTCGACGTCGCAGCGAACGATATCTCGGTCACAGAGGACCGGAAAGAGAAGTTCGCCTTCTCAACACCGTACAAGTACACGTACGGGACGGCCATCGTTCGCAAGAGCGATTTGTCTGGCATCGAGTCAATCGAGGACTTGAAAGGCAAAAAGGCCGCTGGTGAAGCGACAACCGTCTTTATGGACGTGGCACGTCAATACGGGGCGGAGGAAGTCATCTATGACAACGCGACGAACGACCAGTACCTTCGTGACGTCTCGACAGGACGGACCGACGTCATCTTGAACGACTACTATCTTCAGACACTCGCCCTCGCCTTCTTCCCGGACTTCGATATCACGATCCACCCGGATATCGCTTATAACCCACAGGAAGTCGCGTTCTTGATGGACAAAGAGAATGCAGAGCTCCAAGAGAACATCGACCGCGTCCTTGGCGAGATGCTTGAAGACGGCACGGTGAAAGAG